A section of the Candidatus Moraniibacteriota bacterium genome encodes:
- a CDS encoding septation protein IspZ has translation MLIEWIIQFGPITSFFLVFEASGWNFFAATAVLMATVVLATAASWYRSKQVAWFPLWSAGFSLVFGGATLYYVDPQWLILKDTLYDGLFGLMLLFGLAFRKNLLRKFFMPLFAITDRGWHILAVRWALFFLVSSALNEVVRHWVTPEVWVHYKIANTLALISFGLYQLRLTGRERLTTEANRFGMRLTREKR, from the coding sequence ATGCTCATCGAATGGATCATTCAATTCGGACCGATTACAAGCTTCTTCCTTGTTTTTGAAGCATCAGGATGGAATTTTTTTGCGGCGACTGCGGTACTCATGGCGACGGTCGTCCTCGCGACTGCTGCGAGCTGGTATCGGTCGAAGCAGGTGGCTTGGTTTCCGCTTTGGAGTGCTGGCTTCAGCCTCGTCTTCGGCGGCGCGACACTCTATTATGTGGACCCGCAGTGGCTCATCCTGAAGGACACACTCTATGATGGCCTCTTCGGGCTGATGTTGCTGTTCGGGCTGGCGTTTCGGAAAAACTTGCTTCGGAAATTCTTCATGCCACTCTTTGCGATTACCGATCGCGGGTGGCATATCCTCGCCGTTCGCTGGGCACTCTTTTTCCTCGTCTCGTCGGCGCTCAATGAAGTGGTCCGGCATTGGGTGACACCGGAAGTCTGGGTGCACTACAAGATTGCCAACACACTCGCTCTTATCAGCTTCGGGCTGTATCAGTTGAGGCTCACGGGGCGAGAGCGACTCACCACGGAAGCGAATCGGTTCGGTATGCGGCTCACTCGGGAGAAACGCTGA